GTGCGGATGAGGTCGACCACCTGCCGGGTGACCGGCCGCAGCACCCGCAGCCGGGAGAGCCCCACCAGCCGGTCGATAAGCGGTACGGCACCGTCGATCAGCTTCCGGGTGCGGACCTGCCCCGGCGAGCGGTCGTAGACCCAGTAGAGCACCGTGCCCATGTAGGCCAGCCAGAGCAGCTCGGGCAGTTGGGGCCGCAGTTCCGCGTCGACCTTGGCGGTGGATCCCTCCAGCACCTCGGCGAAGATGGCGATTGCGGTCGCGCGTGGCGCCGCCGTCTCGGCCGAGAAGGGGCTCAGCGGCGAGGTGGGCTCCGCGGCGACCTTGAAGAAGCTGCCCGCGAACTCGTGCGAGGGGGTAAGCACGTCGATGGCCGCGTGCAGCACCCCGGAGAGCCGGGCGGCGAAGTCGGACTCGCGGTCCAGCACCGGCCGGACCGCCGCCCAGTGCTCCTGCTGGGTGCGGTTGTAGAACTCCAGGATCAGGTGTTCCTTGGAGCCGAAGTAGTAGTAGGCGTTGCCGACCGCGACGCCAGCCTCCTGGGCGATGGCGCGCATGGTGGTGCGGGCGTAGCCGCGTTCGCGGAACATCCGCATCGCGGTTTCCAGGATCAGCTGCCGGGTCTGCTCGCCCCGGGGGGTGGTTGGCTCACCACCCGCAGCGGTCGTCGGCGCACTCTGGTCGGTCATCCGGGCCACCGTATCCCGCCGCGTCGTCGACCGGCTCCGACCTCGGGTCGCGGACCCGTTCGCGGATCGCCGAGGCGGTGGCCACCATCCGCCGAGCCAGCGGCAGCAGGTGCGGGCGGGCCAGCCGGTCGGCCGTCGCCCGATGGTCGGCCAGGGCCCACAGGCAGGCGAACCAGGCGCCGTCGCCCGCGTAGACGGCTCCGGTGTCGGCGATCACCGTGAGATCACGCAGCGTCGCGGCGTGGTCCAGGCCGGGGAAGCGCCGCCGGGCCTCGGCCGACCCCGCCGGCACGAACTCCAGCGGTACGAGCTGAGCCCGCGACGTCAGCCACTCGCGGGCCGCCCGGCACAGCGGGCAGTGCGCGTCATAGAGGACGGTGAAGCTGCGGATGCCACCACCCCCGTGTGTGGTGGCATCCGGCAGCCTCGTCGTGCCGCCCTGATCGTTTGTGGTCATCGGGCCGGCGGGGTGGGGCCCGCTGACCCCTGCGGCGGCTGTTGCTGGGGTTGCTGTTGGGGGTGCGGCTGCTGCGGCCGCTGGGATGGCAGGTATCCGGTGGCCGGCTGCGGCATCGCCAGGTGGCCGATCGGGGCCAGCGGTGGATGGGTGGCGAGTTGGCGTAGCCGGCTGCGCCGGTACCGGCCGAGGGCGTAGACGTTGAAGAAGTGCAGTGCGCCGAGCACCAGCAGCACCAGACCGATCTTCCAGGACAGTTCCTCCATCGCCCGGCTGGTCGAGCCGACCGAGCCGGAGTGGCGCATGGCGACCGTCACGTAGCCGAGGTTGAGCAGGTAGAACCCGACCACCAGGAGGTTGTTCACGGCGCGGGCCAGGCGCTCGTCGGCGAACACATCCTCAAGGAAGATCAGCCCGTTGCGCGCCAGCGCCCGCGCCACCCAGATGGTCAGTCCGATGCTGACCAACAGGTAGACCAGGTACATCCAGACCTTGATGTCCACGCCAGATCTCCTTCTTGAACGTGTTCAAGGATCGACGCGGTAAGCGTACGACAGGACTTGAACACGTTCAAGTTGCGGGTCGACGCATTGGTCGGGTGTGGAGCGGTGAACTCAGGACGGCCGGCGAGTCAGCGGGTCAAACCGAGCGCCTCGGCAGCGGCCCGGCCGTTGGCGTGACTCGCGCCGTACGTGGTCACGAACGCCCGGACACCGGCCGGTCGCCAGCTGGCCGGCCAGCCCATCTCGACAACCGTCACCGGGTGCCCGGCGGCCAGCGCGGCGACCAGTTCCGGCCCGCCGGGCAACCGGTGCAGATGCCGGCCGACCAGCACGATCGGCCGACTGCCCGCGCGTTGACGCAGGTTCTCCGGGTCGGCTTCGGCAGCCACCACGCGGACCTGCTCAATGCCGTTCAGGTGCGGGCCGAGGCCCCACGGCACCCGCCCCTCGGCGATGGTGGCAGCGGCGTGCAGTTGCACCACCAGCGGCGGCTGCGCCAGCCCGGTCAGTGCGCCCTCCACGCGTACCGCGCGGCGGGCCGCCGCGTACCCCAGGTCGGTCGCAACGGTGGGGGAGGCGTCGGCGGTCCGGGTCCAGGCGGCGAGTTCCGCGGCCCGGCCGGCCGCCTGCTCGACCCGGCTCAGCGTCAGCCGGCCGTCGCCCAGCGCGGCCACGATCTCGGCCGCCACCTGCTCGACCAGCCCGGCGTCGACCTTGGCACCGATGCAGAGCAGGTCCGCACCGGCGGCCAGCGCCAGCACCGCGCCGGGGGCGATCCCGCCGGCCGCGAGGGCGGCACCCTTCATCTCCAGCGCGTCGGTGACCACGGCGCCGGTGAAGCCGTACTCGTCGCGCAGCAGGTCCACCAGCACCGCCCGGCTGAACGTGGCCGGCCGGTCACCGGTCAGCGCGGGCACCCGGATGTGCGCGGTCATCACCGCCCGGGACCCGGCGGCCACCACCGCGGCGAACGGCAGCAGGTCGCGCTGGCGCAGCAGCTCCGGCGGCACGTCCACGGTGGGCAGCTCGTAGTGGGAGTCGGCAACCGTGGCACCGTGCCCGGGAAAATGCTTGGCGCAGGCCGCGACCCCGGCGGACTGGAGGCCGGCGGTCGCGGCGGCCGAGTGCGCGGCCACCCGCACCGGGTCGGCGCCGAACGACCGGGTGCCGATCACCGGGTTGTCGTCGGCGCTGTTCACGTCGACGGTGGGCGCCAGGTTGACGGTGATGCCGAGGCCGGCCAGTTCCGCGCCGATGGCCTGGTAGATCCGGCGGGTGAGGGAGACGTCGCCGACCGCGCCGAGTGCCGCGTTGCCCGGGTACGGGCTGCCGGTGGCGTGTGCCAGCCGGGTGACGTCGCCACCCTCCTCGTCGATGGCGATCAGTACGTCGGGTCGGCCGGCCCGCAGCGCGGCGGTGCTCGCCGCCACCTGGGCCGGCTGGTGGATGTTGGTGCCGAACAGGGTGTGCCCGGCCAGCCCGTCGGCGACCAGGTCGACGGCCCAGTCGGGCGGGACCGGTCCGGGGTACGCGGCCAGCAGGGTGCCCAGCGCGAGGCGGCGAAGTCCGGGATCCAGTCCCACGTGATCTCTCCTCTCCGCACGACCGTCGCGGATGTCGTACCTGCCGGGCCGTCCCCGGATGTCGTACCTGCCGGGCCGTCCCCGGATGTCGTACCTGCCGGGCCGTCCCCGGATGTCGTACCTGCCGGGCCGTCGTGGATCTCGTACCGGGTCGGCGGAGAGCTTCCCGGCTACGTGGCCGATACGCTACGGCTACCCTTGCGCAGGGCAGTTTACAGTTAGCAAAGTTTACTGAACTTGAGGACACGGCATGAGTGCGACCCGGCTGCCCGGCACCCCACGTCTGTTGCGAGCCCTCAACGATCGCGCGGCGCTGGAACTACTGCTGGAACAGGGGCCACTGACCCGGGCCCGGCTCGGCGAGCTGACCGGCCTGTCCAAGGTCACCGCCTCGCAACTGGTGGAGCGGCTGGAAGAACGCGGGCTGGTCACCCGGGTCGGTGAGCAGGCCGGCGGGCGTGGGCCGAACGCCCAGCTCTACGCGGTGGCGCCGGGCAGCGCCCACGTGGTCGGCGTGGACGTCGGCCCGGATCGGGTGGTGGCCGCCTGCGCCGACATCACCGGCGCGGTGATCGGCCGGGTCGAACAGTCCACCCGGGACACCGACGACCCGGTGGGCGTGGTGCACAACGCCGTGGTCCAGGCCGCCAGCAGCGCCGGAGCGCAGCTGTCGAGCGTACGCCGCATCGTGCTCGGCACCCCCGGCCTGGTCGACCCGGGCACCGGCGACATCACCTTCGCGTTCAACCTGCCGCGCTGGCACCGCGGTCTGCTCGCCGCGCTCCGCGACGACCTGGACACCCCGGTCGTGTTCGAGAACGACGTCAACCTCGCCGCGGTGGCCGAGGCGCAGTCCGGCGCGGCCCGGGGCGTGGCGGACTTCGTCCTGGTCTGGGTCGGTGCCGGGGTCGGCTTGGCGATCATGCTGGGTGGGCGGCTGCACCACGGCAGCAGCGGCGCGGCCGGCGAGATCGGCTACCTGCCGGTGCCCGGCGCGCCCATCCCGCGCGACGTCTCCCGCCGTGCCAAGCCGGCATTCCAGCAGGTGGCCGGTGCGGACGCGATCCGGGCGCTGGCCCGCGAACACGGCTATCCGGACGCGGTCGCCGCCGACGCGGTGCGCGCCGCGATCGCCGACGGCACCACCGGCGGCCCGATGCTCGACGAGGTGGCCCGCCGACTCGCCCTCGGCGTGGCGAGCACCTGCGTGGTGCTGGACCCGCCGCTGGTGGTCCTCGCCGGGGAGGTCGGCCAGGCCGGCGGGGCCGCGCTGGCCGAGCGGGTCCAGCACGAGGTCGCCGCGATCACCCTGGTCCGCCCCCGGGTCGTACCCACCGGACTCACCGAGGAGCCGATCCTGCACGGGGCGCTCCGCACCGCCCTGAACGCGGTCCGGGACGAGGTGTTCGGCTCCACGGTCGGCTGATCCGGCGCGGACGGAGCAGCCTCAGCCGGCGCGGCCCAGCTCCGCCGGGTCGCCGGCTCAGACCAGGTCGCGGCGCCGGAACACGGCGAAGGCCACGGCGATCAGGCCGGCGGTGAACAGCAGCAGCACGGCCAGCGCCGGCCGCCAGGTCACCAGGTAGCTGCCGTCGCAGTATCCGTAGGTCACCTCCGAGCAGGCGCTGTTGTCCCAGCTCGTCACCTGACCATTCAGCCACGCGCTGAGATAGGTGGAGAGCATCAGCTGGTCCGGCCGCGCCGCGTTCAGGATTTCCAGCACGATCCGGGCACCCAGCTCCCACACCACCAGGTACGCGGCTATCGCACCGAGCGCCGCCGAGGTGTGCCGCCCCAGCGTGGCGATGGCGAAACCGGCCGCCGTGGCGAACAGCACCAGCACCAGGCCACGTCCCCAGATCGCGCCCAGCGCGCTCCAGAAGGACGCGTTTGTTGGGCCCGGATAGCCGGCGATCTGCGCGATGATCCAGAAGGTGACGAGGTAGGCCAGCGAGGCGAGCACCGACAACACCAGGGTCAGCCCGAGCAGCGTGCCCAGCTTGGCGCCGAGCACCGTCAGCCGGCGTGGTCGCCACAACAGCAGGTTGACCACGCCACCGGAGTTCAGGTCGGCACCGATGTAGGAGGCGCCGACCAGGAAACCGAACAGCACCAGGAACGCCACCAGGAAGTACAGCAGTGGCTCCGCCTGCCGGGTGAAGGTGAACACCCCGGTCAGGAAGTCGGCGGTCACCGGCAGCCGGTCCTGCAACGCGGGATCCAGCTCGCTACAGTCGGCCGGTACGTAGCCGAAGTCCTCGACCGGCGGCGGCGCGCCCTGCTCCCGGGCCAGGCAGTGGGCGTGCTGCACCTCCATCTCCCGCCGCTCGGCCACGGCCCGCTGCTGCGCCTCGGCCAGCTCGACAGCGCTCGGCTGGTGCGAGCCGGCCAGCGTGGTCGCCGCCGTCACGCCGAAGGCAAAGACCAGCAGGACGACCATCAGCTGCACGAAGCGTCGTGCGGCCAGCCGCTCCACCTCGGCCCGGATCAGGTTCACGCGTCAGCTCCCCGCACGTCGAGGTCGATCAAGGCCCGATCCTGGTACGGCCCCGGACCGTCCGGCTGCCGAGGGATACCCGGATCCGGCATGGTGCCGGTCAGCTCCAGGAAGACACTCTCCAGATCCGGCCGCAGCGGCGTCAGCTCGCGTACCCAGATGCCCTGCTCGCCGAGCGTCTGGCTGACCGTTACCGGATCCGGCACGCCGCCGACCACCAGGTGATCGGGGTGGCCGGTGACCGTAAGCCCGGCGGCCCGCAGCAACTCCTCGGCCCGGCCCAGGTCGTCCGCCCGGACCAGGCACTCGTTGCGGTCGAAACCGGCAAGCACCTGCTCCACCGGACCGGCCGCCACCCGCCGGCCGTGCGAGATGATCGTGACGTGGTCGCAGATCAACTGGATCTCGGCCAGGATGTGGCTGGACAGCAGCACGGTCACCCCGTTCGCCGCCAACCCGCGCATCAGGTCGCGCATCTCCCGGATGCCCGCCGGGTCCAACCCGTTGGCCGGTTCGTCCAGGATCAGCAGCTCGGGACGCTTGAGCAGGGCGGAAGCCACGGCCAGGCGCTGCTTCATGCCGAGCGAGTAGCCCTTGACCCGCTCGTGGCTCCGGTCGCCCAGCCCCACCTCCTCCAGCACCTCGTCCACCCGGGCCAGCGGCACGCCACCGGCCAGGGCGAGCAGCCGCAGCGTGCGGTAGCCGGTGAAGTTGCCGAAGAACTGCGGACTCTCCACGATCGCGCCGACCCGGCCAGCGACCCGGGGCAGCTGGCCCGGCGCGTCCGCACCGAGCACGCTCATCCGCCCCGCGTCGGCGCGTACCAGCCCGAGCAGCGACCGTAGCGTGGTCGTCTTGCCCGACCCGTTGGGGCCGAGGAATCCGTGCACCTGACCGGCCCCGACGTGCAGGTCGAAACCGTCGACGGCGACCCGACGGCCGCGGCGCACACTGTGGAAGGTCTTACGGAGACCCTCGATCTCGATGACCCCGCTCGGCATGGTCCCTCCGGATGGGGTGAGCAACGACACGGCGCCTCACCATACGGCCACCTCGTACGCCGGTGGGGACCGCCCGGCCGTGCGTGATTGGATGGG
This DNA window, taken from Micromonospora sp. FIMYZ51, encodes the following:
- a CDS encoding TetR family transcriptional regulator, with amino-acid sequence MTDQSAPTTAAGGEPTTPRGEQTRQLILETAMRMFRERGYARTTMRAIAQEAGVAVGNAYYYFGSKEHLILEFYNRTQQEHWAAVRPVLDRESDFAARLSGVLHAAIDVLTPSHEFAGSFFKVAAEPTSPLSPFSAETAAPRATAIAIFAEVLEGSTAKVDAELRPQLPELLWLAYMGTVLYWVYDRSPGQVRTRKLIDGAVPLIDRLVGLSRLRVLRPVTRQVVDLIRTLRH
- a CDS encoding DCC1-like thiol-disulfide oxidoreductase family protein, with amino-acid sequence MTTNDQGGTTRLPDATTHGGGGIRSFTVLYDAHCPLCRAAREWLTSRAQLVPLEFVPAGSAEARRRFPGLDHAATLRDLTVIADTGAVYAGDGAWFACLWALADHRATADRLARPHLLPLARRMVATASAIRERVRDPRSEPVDDAAGYGGPDDRPECADDRCGW
- a CDS encoding glycoside hydrolase family 3 N-terminal domain-containing protein, with product MGLDPGLRRLALGTLLAAYPGPVPPDWAVDLVADGLAGHTLFGTNIHQPAQVAASTAALRAGRPDVLIAIDEEGGDVTRLAHATGSPYPGNAALGAVGDVSLTRRIYQAIGAELAGLGITVNLAPTVDVNSADDNPVIGTRSFGADPVRVAAHSAAATAGLQSAGVAACAKHFPGHGATVADSHYELPTVDVPPELLRQRDLLPFAAVVAAGSRAVMTAHIRVPALTGDRPATFSRAVLVDLLRDEYGFTGAVVTDALEMKGAALAAGGIAPGAVLALAAGADLLCIGAKVDAGLVEQVAAEIVAALGDGRLTLSRVEQAAGRAAELAAWTRTADASPTVATDLGYAAARRAVRVEGALTGLAQPPLVVQLHAAATIAEGRVPWGLGPHLNGIEQVRVVAAEADPENLRQRAGSRPIVLVGRHLHRLPGGPELVAALAAGHPVTVVEMGWPASWRPAGVRAFVTTYGASHANGRAAAEALGLTR
- a CDS encoding ROK family transcriptional regulator, coding for MSATRLPGTPRLLRALNDRAALELLLEQGPLTRARLGELTGLSKVTASQLVERLEERGLVTRVGEQAGGRGPNAQLYAVAPGSAHVVGVDVGPDRVVAACADITGAVIGRVEQSTRDTDDPVGVVHNAVVQAASSAGAQLSSVRRIVLGTPGLVDPGTGDITFAFNLPRWHRGLLAALRDDLDTPVVFENDVNLAAVAEAQSGAARGVADFVLVWVGAGVGLAIMLGGRLHHGSSGAAGEIGYLPVPGAPIPRDVSRRAKPAFQQVAGADAIRALAREHGYPDAVAADAVRAAIADGTTGGPMLDEVARRLALGVASTCVVLDPPLVVLAGEVGQAGGAALAERVQHEVAAITLVRPRVVPTGLTEEPILHGALRTALNAVRDEVFGSTVG
- a CDS encoding ABC transporter permease subunit, translating into MNLIRAEVERLAARRFVQLMVVLLVFAFGVTAATTLAGSHQPSAVELAEAQQRAVAERREMEVQHAHCLAREQGAPPPVEDFGYVPADCSELDPALQDRLPVTADFLTGVFTFTRQAEPLLYFLVAFLVLFGFLVGASYIGADLNSGGVVNLLLWRPRRLTVLGAKLGTLLGLTLVLSVLASLAYLVTFWIIAQIAGYPGPTNASFWSALGAIWGRGLVLVLFATAAGFAIATLGRHTSAALGAIAAYLVVWELGARIVLEILNAARPDQLMLSTYLSAWLNGQVTSWDNSACSEVTYGYCDGSYLVTWRPALAVLLLFTAGLIAVAFAVFRRRDLV
- a CDS encoding ABC transporter ATP-binding protein, producing the protein MPSGVIEIEGLRKTFHSVRRGRRVAVDGFDLHVGAGQVHGFLGPNGSGKTTTLRSLLGLVRADAGRMSVLGADAPGQLPRVAGRVGAIVESPQFFGNFTGYRTLRLLALAGGVPLARVDEVLEEVGLGDRSHERVKGYSLGMKQRLAVASALLKRPELLILDEPANGLDPAGIREMRDLMRGLAANGVTVLLSSHILAEIQLICDHVTIISHGRRVAAGPVEQVLAGFDRNECLVRADDLGRAEELLRAAGLTVTGHPDHLVVGGVPDPVTVSQTLGEQGIWVRELTPLRPDLESVFLELTGTMPDPGIPRQPDGPGPYQDRALIDLDVRGADA